The sequence below is a genomic window from Corvus cornix cornix isolate S_Up_H32 chromosome 1, ASM73873v5, whole genome shotgun sequence.
GCCTCGTGCAATAATTAACTGGGATGGAAATCTGGGAATGTCACCCACTTCCATGGCACAGACCCCGTGGGCTGCTCAATCTTTGCACACGGATTTTGCTGCCCGGATGGAGCCCCATCCATGGGAAGGAAATGAGGAGTAGCCAGCAAGACCAGACTGGGAAAGCTGCTAGGAatcagaatcatggaatcattgagGTTGCAAAAGCTCCCCAAGACCTCTGAGTCCAACCCTTGACCCAACATTAACCCACCACCCAGCAGTCACTGAAGTTTCCCTCCCTCTGCGTTTTTCCAcggaaatatttttcaggaaaaaaaaagggaaatttttccTATTATCTTATCCCTAAGAGGGGCATGATTCTGAAGGAAATAGTTTAGCACAGCATTGTACAATTTCTAAAATCATCATTCTAGGCTGgacaaaaatgcaaatgaaatcttccagctgcttttcccccGGAGGATCTGGTCTTTCTTGAAAATGATTGTCTAAGCCATGCTTGGCAATTAACACCTCTGCCCTGTGTTTGGTTCTAATTAGGCCCTAATTAGGTTCTAATTTCACACCGGCAACACCAAGATTTGCCTCTTtagagaatcagagaatcacagaatggtttgggttggaaggcagATCAAattcatcccatcccaccccctgccatggcagggacacctcccactgtgccaggctgctccaagccccaatgtccagcctggccttgggcactgccagggatccaggggcagccccagctgctctgggcaccctgtgccagggcctgcccaccctgccagggcaggattttttcccaaaatcccacctatccctgccctcctccagACTGAGGCCCTGTCTCAGTAGGTGAAGCTGATGAGTCCATGATATTCCGTGTGTATCCCGCTGTTGGCCTCACAGTGATTCCAAGAAGGTGCCGGTGCCGGGCGCTGGGGCAGCACTGGGATATCCCAGATCCATCAGCTTCACCATCGCTGCTTCTTCAGCCTGGCCCAGgcctgtggctctgcagaagGGCCAGCAGCTCCCCGGCCCACAGCAGGCATCGCTCACATCGTCCCCGTGCCACGCACAAccctttcccccctttccctAGGAAGATTTCTCCTCAGGGATCTTTGTGCCCGGCTGCTCCACGGCCAGCTGGTTctccaggacacagcagagcttGTAATTCTCGATGACCTTGGCCTGGAAGTACTCCCTGTCCCTCTGGTGCCAGGCGTCGGTGGCGATGTAGGTGTTGTAGGGGTCGCAGGGCCCCTCGAGGCGCCGCGCCCGCAGGTTGGTCACCATCACCCCTACGGTGAAGAAGCCGAACAGCCCCACCATCAGCAGCACGTAGATGATCTCCAGGTTGTTGCTGGCGCTCCTCACCTGCGAAGGAGCCGAGCTGTTGGTCTGCTCCAGGTAGTCCTGGAGCAGTTTGGACAGGAGCAGGTTCAGCGCCGTGTTGTTCGACAGCACCAACATTTTGATTTCCTGTCCTTGGcacctcttccttcctttggctggaaaaggataaaaatcaGGGGATGGCATCAGGAAAAGATGGGATTTCCTCTGTCTCCCTTTCCTGGTTCCCCTCCTCAGTGAGGGATTTACCTCAGAGCCTGGATGGACCTGGAGAGCCCCTCTCAGCTCCCGTTTGCAACCCAGCAAGGGCTGAGTCCATCCCAACCAACACCTTCAAAGCACCCTCGGACTTTGCAGACTCTGTCACAGTGTGGAGCTGTCACAGACCTCACCCCGACCTCCCTGCTGGTATTTAAAGTCCAGGACTCCCCCAGAACCCCCCAGGCATGAGGGGCTTCTGatctctgctcccagagagggccagggacagcagccagggagcggctggagctgggccagggcaggctcaggctgagagcagggaaaggttcttcccccagaggctgctgggcactgcccaggctccccagggaatgggcacggccccgaggctgccagagctccaggagcaggaaatGGTGACAcccagaagcagctgaaagccCAAATCCTCCCAGgcactgcctctgctctggcagTCTCACACAAGAAGCTGAAGggtccttttccctttccaatgGCACCTGTAAATCACTTAAGAAGAGGAATCCTGTCAGCACTGCATTCTCAAATCCTCAGCAGCCAGGTAACAtcaaatcataaaatcacagaatcatttggggttgggaaggacctcaaagcccacccagtgccacccctgccatggcagggacacctcccactgtcccaggctgctccaagccccaatgtccagcctggccttgggcactgccagggatccaggggcagccccagctgctctgggcaccctgtgccagggcctgcccaccctgccagggaacaattcctgcccaatctcccatccagccctgccctctggcactgggaagccattccctggctcctggccctcctgCCCTTGGAAACTGTCTCTCTCCCGTTTTCTTGCAGCTccatccaaggccaggctggacattggggcttggagcagcctgggacagtgggaggtgtccctgcccatggcaggggtggcactggatgggctttgagaTCCCTCCAACCCAAgctattctgggattctctgattttatGACCTGTCCCTGATCTCTTCAACACCCAAATCCCCACAGCCATGGGGTGCCAGAGCTGCAAAAGCCATTCCAGGAGCTACTTCCCGGAGCTGCTGAGTCTGATCCTGGCTGGGTGTGGAGAGAGGCCAAGCTGAGCCTCTGGAGACCTCTGGTGCCTGTTTGGGTGCTGAGGCCATCGGGAAtgtcccagcagagccacaggtTGACTTTGGGCTCCAAACACAGGGAACTGCAGCTAGATCTGGCTGCACATGGAGAATGGCAGGGCTGACTGACACCCAGCTGCTTCCCAACAAAGGCAGAGCACAACAGCTCTGTCTGCTCCAAAGGAGCCTGGAGCCTGTTCCCAGAGCCTGGAGCCTGCTCCCAGTGGAGGGCACCCAGCCCAGTGGGCACCTCCAGCTTCAGCCCGGCCCTTCCTGCCCCGTCTGAGCTGGGCTTatctccagcagctcagctgcagaggagcaggtgCTGCCAGAGGCTGCTGGTGCCACCAGGAtttaaaagggaagaggaaatttTCTGTCCTGGAATGCACCTCGAAGTTGTGACACTCAGCTTTGGAGCTCAGTGGGAATTTTGTCCTCGAGCATTTGggtgctggagagaggccagaggaggcaccaggatgagcagagggatggagcagctctgctgggaggaaaggctgcgagagctgggattgttcagcctggagaggagaagctttgggctgagctcagtgtggccttgcagggcctgaaggagctgcaggaaagctggagagagacaattcccaagggctggagggccaggagccagggaatggcttcccagtgccagagggcagggctggatgggagattgggcaggaattgttccctgggagggtgggcaggccctggcacagggtgcccagagcagctggggctgcccctggatccctggcagtgcccaaggccaggctggacattggggcttggagcagcctggcacagtgggaggtgtccctgcccatggtttgtgttggaatgggatgaactttaaggtccctcccaacccaaaccattccatgattccatgaaaactGATTCTTGGCTGCCTCTATTTCTCTCCCCTGCTGAGGTTTAAATGTGACATTTATCCCACAAGGAGAGGTGGATGTGAGCTGACAGATTTTAACACCATTTTCTCAGCTCTCCCAAACCAAAGCACCTCTATTTTAATTCCCACCGAGCAAACATCTCCAACCCGCTCTCCTGTTGCTGCCAAAAGCATCAGCAACCAGCCCCAGGAACCCAGGCAGCCTGGAGGAACACTCAccttcagaaaacacagctctATCACAACTTCTTGTAGTGTGATGACACAGGAATAAAGCCTGTGCTACTCTCAGagcaaaaaccagcacagcacaccACGCACCTCCCAAAATTTCTGCCTTCCAAATGTTCTGGTGCTTCTCCACCACCACAAAGGATCCACTGACCTCCCTGGCTGGTTTCCCTGCCATTCCTTCAGGGATGAGTAGGTCGGACACCGTTCTTCATTGCACAAGGCAGCCCCATTTCCTCGCTCCAGCTCCCGGGAATTTTGCAACCGAGCGGCATCCAGGgcactgctctgagctgggacagctgcACATCCCAGGGGGGGgatctgcagctctgggatctGAAACACCTCCTGTGGCCCCCAAAACACCTCCTGCGGCCCCCACATGTCTGGGGCAGATCTGCAGCCTCTCCCTACCTGTCCAGGCCGTCCTTCAGTGCTCACCTGGGCGACACCTCAGCTCCTGGGGTGGCTTTAAAAAGCAGCCCCTGTGCAGTGGGGGACACCGAATTCTCCCCAAACTCCTCACTTTTCTTAGATCAAAAGCCAGGAATTCAATTTTCTTGCGCACTGTATGTACATCCCactgttctgcagcagaaaacGCAGCAATCCTCCCTACAAAACATCCAGCCGGGTTTATCCCCCGGGATGCAGCTGCCTTGGGATTGCTCCCAGCCCGAAGGAGCAAACACTGGCACGGCTGGAAGAGCAAACAaaccctggcagcagagccccagctcctgctcctccatcagttcagctctgctgagctcccaggcTCCTGGAGCTTCCCAGTTTTCCGCCACCCCCGCTCTCATCCCGGAGCGCCCGCACAGACCTGGCgggtgcagggctgcagcccctcctggggaaggagaagtggGAAGATGCCAGCTCTGGAAAAGCCCCTGGATGGTGGGTGTGAGGGGCTGagcggcggcggctgctgctgcgggGAGCAGCCCGGCTGTCAGTGGCCCGTCCCGGCTCGGCGCAGGAGGTGAGAGCGAACAGGGAAACTCCCGGGCAcggcagggagggagggagggagggcagagcccCGGGGCCGCCAGGGCCGGGCCCGCTGCAGGTGCCCAGGTGGGAGGTGCTGAGGGGGCACCGCAGCTCCCGGCACGGGAAACGTGGagccagaggcagagcagcacaggagagagggaatcatggaatatcctgagcgGGAATtgacccacagggatcacccagtcccacccctggccctgcccagaccccccagcaatcccagcctgggcatccctggcagcgctgtccaaacgctcctggagctctggcagcctcggggccgtgcccattccctggggagcctgggcagtgcccagcagcctctgcaggaagaacctttccctaaaatccaacctaaatccctcctggcccagctccagccactccctgggtgctgcagccCCCGGGGAACTCTGGGCTCAGGCTCTCTGCTCCAGGAAGGTGCCCGGTGTTGGGACATTCCCAGTGACGCTGCCCTGGCCCCCTGACACTCCCCGAGGTCCATCCTTCAGGGACATTTTTGGggtgtgaggaggaaggagaggtcATTCCAGGGCTCCTCTCAAACACATCCTCACAGGGAGCACTGGCTCACTCCTCCCCATCCCTAAACattaaaaaccccacccaaaatCTCACCCCTATTTTCCACATGAGGAAGAAGTGTCTGTGGTCACCACTGAGCCAGAGGGGGATTCATCAATGCCCACCTGGAGACTACAAAATGAATTTATCAGCTTTGAAAGACACATTTAAACTCCTTCAGACAGTGCTGCTGATGTGGGATAACATCCCCTCAGCattcctggggctgtggcacaTCCCCCCTGTGGGACAACATCCCTCCTGTGGGATAACATCCCTCCTGTGGGATAACATCCCCTCAGCattcctggggctgtggcacaTCCCTCCTGTGGCCCTTGACAGGGACAGTGACCTCCAGACTCTCATCAGCTGCAATAGGCAGGGGCAGGGATGAGAACAGGAactgggatggggtggggtggaatggggtggggtggggtggaatgggatggggtgggatccatgggatggggtgggatggcCCCTCCTTGCCTGACACTCTTTACCAGCTGCTGttgcctgggcagcagctggagagaggaatTGAGGTGGTGATGGAGGGATTTAAACACACGGATGAAACCAATAGCTCAGCATTTTCTTGCTGCACACTTTTCCAGAGCTTTATTCCATTTTCCCTCAGGGTGGGGATGCAGCCCCTGTTTTCCTTGCCTGAGCCATTGCTGCATCCAAATGAAGGAGCAGGTTGTGGGATTAATTTCCTAGACTGGCCCAAATCCCTGGTAAAACCTGGCTTTCTTCTGGCCCAGCCCCTGCTTGCTCGGTATCTCCCCTCCAGGGCAGCcaaattcagttttcctttgccCCTGGGAAGCCTTGAGCAGGATCTGATCCTTCTTGTTTGTCAAATTCCCCTCTGAGATCTTTTAGGTGCATTTTAAAGCCTGGCACGAGCGTTGGtaggggaagagggagaagctGAAGGGGTGGCCGAGGCTCCAGGAGGAGTCACGGGGGGAGCTGATTCCCTTCCCcacaccagtgacaccagttTGAGGCCAAGCACGGCCACCAAAACCCTGGAACATGAAGAAATGTTGTGCCCCAGGGTGTGAACTCACCCAGATCACAGAGGGGTGTCCCAGAGtttaacccagcactgcagcaaaaaagctgctggaaggatGGGCCGGGGCTAATTAGGGAAACTGCACTGCAGGATAAATCAATTTGGTGAAATAAATGGGCTAAATCAACAGTGCAGAAAGCTCAGAAATGGGGTTAGGGCAGCAAATGCTCCCTCAGGGGTGGCTTCAGTGCGTTGGATCCAGGAGAGATCCAGACTGGGatgagagaggagcaggaggaggaggagaaagaggaggaggaggaggaggaggaggagtaggaggaggaggaggaggaggaaaaggaggagggtgTGGGTGGTCAGTGACAGCAGAGAGTGACCAGTCAGGCCCTGCTTCCTCCTCGTAGGGGAAATCTCGGACAAAATCAGATCCTGTCACTTCCTGGCCCAGCTGCCCTCTTCCCTAAATACCTGGGAAGGAGGTGTGGGAGAGGAGCATCGCTTTGGGGTGGGAGAggtggctgtgccctgctgtgctggggggcaggggtggggtgggggCTCTTGGGCCATGGGGCAGTCTGGACACCCAAGGAGGGCACGTGGAGCCAGGGCTTGGCACCAGTGGCCCCATTCCTTGTCCCCTTCTCCCAGGGCAGGgcccccgtgtccccccagcCAGGTGTGGTGTCACCCTGGCACCCcaaagggagcagggaggtcaCCAAGCTGCTGAGGGGGGCAAAAGGCTCTGGAAGGGAGGGAACCCCTTCTGTGGGGACCAGGGgcctctgctgtgccctgctggaatcccacctgcactgctgggtCCAGCCTTGGAattctcagcacaggaagggcctggagctgctggagagaggccagaggagccacagagctgctccagggctggagcccctctgctctggagccaggctgggagagctgggggtgctcacctggagcagagagggatccagggagagctcagagccccttgcagggcctaaaggggctccaggagagctgcagagggactggggacaaggcatggagggccaggagccagggaatggcttcccagtgccagagggcagggctggatgggagattgggcaggaattgttccctggcagggtgggcaggccctggcacagggtgcccagagcagctggggctgcccctggatccctggcag
It includes:
- the KCNE1 gene encoding potassium voltage-gated channel subfamily E member 1 isoform X2, whose translation is MLVLSNNTALNLLLSKLLQDYLEQTNSSAPSQVRSASNNLEIIYVLLMVGLFGFFTVGVMVTNLRARRLEGPCDPYNTYIATDAWHQRDREYFQAKVIENYKLCCVLENQLAVEQPGTKIPEEKSS
- the KCNE1 gene encoding potassium voltage-gated channel subfamily E member 1 isoform X1, whose amino-acid sequence is MAGKPAREVSGSFVVVEKHQNIWKAEILGGAWCAVLVFALRVAQALFLCHHTTRSCDRAVFSEAKGRKRCQGQEIKMLVLSNNTALNLLLSKLLQDYLEQTNSSAPSQVRSASNNLEIIYVLLMVGLFGFFTVGVMVTNLRARRLEGPCDPYNTYIATDAWHQRDREYFQAKVIENYKLCCVLENQLAVEQPGTKIPEEKSS